The following proteins are co-located in the Phycisphaerae bacterium genome:
- a CDS encoding serine/threonine-protein kinase — protein MTLRADEEATGSSERLVRIQRVVDDCIDRRIAGEELSDEKILSGHHDLLPELAEELRGLGVIERARRRAVETRSGGASPRMSAAAVPPDLFTGYDMLGEIHRGGQGVVYRATQRSTKRPVAIKVSHEAALGQGHELARFEREVHILGSLQHPGIVTIHDSGVGAGGSCFFVMDYIEGRPLDDYVRHQAADGSPLPIETVLRLFIKVCDAINAAHLRGVIHRDLKPSNIRVDAQGEPRVLDFGLAKLTVKTDDPTMTQTGQFVGSLPWASPEQAEGAEDVDVRTDVYSLGVILYQLLTSQPPYKTVGSVREVMDAIIRAAPAPLSTVRPSIDNDLDTIVLKCLHKDRDRRYQSAGELARDFRHYLAGEPIEAKRDSGWYVLTKTIGRYRAAVFATAAFLFLLTGSTIALAFLYNQQATQRRRADEARSASEKSARDEAHARQLAQENAAKAGAEASKQEAVNRFLQGLLATANPKENPKGRDMTVRQAVDRAAGDLKNESLKQQPEVEAAVRLTLGSTYRELGDLPNAEKHLTRALAIREESPERQDDEIAQNLVQLATLRMEQGRMKDAEPLLRRALTIREELFGPEHLKVAYVLNDLGLVLRNLSRFDDAELLFRRALDIRRKSSGDHRIELAVSLHNLASLEDSRGHLAEAEALYREALAQRRAKAGVGDPELVRTLSNLAIVLGRLDKLPDAETTLREALLLSQQSYGQEHPMVALSMHNLAEALRNQEKFDEAEPLHQEALRMRRKLLGNEHPSVAASLTNTGSLLRQRGRYSEAEEMSREAVAMFVELLGQEHPNTAVCMHNLGLVLLDQDRLDEAEQVFREVLAIQRKALGEDNPQVAASLHNLSVVMKQQGKLSDAEAMMRDSQRIRRAKLPPEHAATTSGMAQLASILLLRSDPALHDEVRRLAEDVLSRRRKSVPAGHRELAAAEGLYGAYLTAVGHYEEAEPLVLAGYSVVKELTQVPRRDKGEALERIITLYENWGNPEKAAEWRARLATPPSGPGVIPKSSE, from the coding sequence ATGACGCTACGCGCCGACGAGGAGGCGACCGGCTCATCCGAGAGGTTGGTGCGTATCCAACGCGTGGTGGACGACTGCATTGACCGGCGGATCGCGGGGGAGGAGCTTTCGGACGAGAAAATCCTCTCCGGTCATCATGATCTGCTGCCGGAGCTGGCCGAGGAGCTTCGCGGCTTGGGCGTGATCGAGCGGGCCCGCCGCCGGGCCGTCGAAACCCGATCCGGAGGCGCTTCGCCCCGAATGTCTGCCGCCGCCGTACCGCCGGACCTTTTCACCGGCTACGACATGCTCGGCGAGATTCACCGGGGCGGCCAAGGCGTAGTCTACCGTGCCACGCAGCGCTCCACGAAAAGGCCCGTCGCCATCAAGGTCAGCCACGAAGCCGCTCTGGGCCAGGGACACGAACTGGCCCGGTTCGAGCGCGAGGTGCATATCCTCGGCTCGCTCCAGCATCCGGGCATTGTGACCATCCACGACAGCGGCGTGGGTGCCGGCGGATCGTGCTTTTTCGTGATGGACTACATCGAGGGCCGACCGCTCGATGACTATGTCCGCCATCAGGCTGCCGACGGCAGTCCCCTGCCCATCGAGACCGTGCTCCGGCTCTTCATCAAGGTTTGCGATGCCATTAACGCCGCGCACCTTCGCGGGGTGATCCACCGCGACCTGAAGCCTAGCAACATCCGCGTGGATGCTCAGGGCGAGCCGCGCGTCCTGGATTTCGGCCTGGCCAAGCTCACGGTCAAGACCGACGACCCCACCATGACGCAAACGGGGCAATTCGTCGGGTCGCTGCCCTGGGCCAGCCCCGAGCAGGCCGAGGGTGCCGAGGATGTCGACGTACGCACGGATGTTTATTCTCTCGGCGTAATTCTCTATCAACTGCTTACGAGCCAACCGCCTTACAAGACCGTCGGCTCTGTGCGGGAAGTGATGGATGCGATCATCAGGGCCGCGCCGGCGCCTCTCAGCACCGTGCGCCCCTCGATCGACAACGATCTCGACACCATCGTCCTGAAATGTCTTCACAAGGACCGCGACCGGCGTTACCAGAGCGCCGGGGAACTGGCCAGGGACTTTCGTCATTATCTCGCGGGCGAGCCCATCGAAGCCAAGCGCGACAGCGGTTGGTACGTTTTGACCAAGACGATCGGGCGATACCGGGCGGCGGTGTTCGCGACGGCCGCCTTCCTCTTTCTTTTGACGGGATCCACGATCGCCTTAGCCTTCCTGTACAACCAACAAGCGACGCAGCGCCGCCGTGCCGATGAGGCCCGCAGCGCGTCCGAAAAGTCGGCGCGCGACGAAGCCCATGCCCGGCAGCTCGCCCAGGAAAACGCGGCGAAGGCCGGCGCGGAAGCGTCCAAACAGGAAGCCGTCAACCGTTTTCTACAGGGTCTATTGGCCACCGCGAACCCGAAGGAGAATCCCAAAGGACGCGACATGACCGTCCGCCAAGCCGTGGATCGCGCAGCCGGTGACCTGAAAAACGAATCGCTCAAGCAACAACCCGAGGTCGAGGCCGCCGTGCGCTTGACGCTGGGAAGTACGTACCGCGAGTTGGGCGATTTGCCGAACGCCGAAAAGCATCTGACTCGCGCGCTCGCAATCCGCGAGGAATCTCCCGAACGTCAAGACGACGAAATCGCCCAAAACTTGGTGCAATTGGCGACGTTGCGAATGGAGCAAGGCCGCATGAAGGACGCCGAACCCTTGCTGCGCAGGGCCTTGACGATTCGCGAAGAACTTTTCGGCCCGGAGCATTTGAAAGTGGCGTACGTTTTGAATGATCTCGGACTCGTGCTTCGGAATCTTTCCCGATTCGACGATGCCGAACTATTGTTCCGCAGGGCGCTGGACATTCGCCGCAAGTCCTCCGGCGATCATCGCATTGAATTAGCGGTTTCACTCCACAATCTGGCTTCCCTTGAAGATTCTCGCGGCCATTTGGCCGAAGCGGAGGCTCTGTATCGGGAGGCGCTGGCCCAGAGACGGGCCAAGGCAGGTGTGGGTGATCCGGAACTGGTCCGAACGCTGAGCAACCTCGCCATCGTCTTGGGAAGGCTGGACAAGCTCCCGGATGCGGAAACGACCCTTCGCGAAGCGCTTCTCCTATCGCAGCAATCGTATGGCCAAGAGCACCCGATGGTCGCCTTATCGATGCACAATCTGGCCGAGGCCCTGCGCAATCAGGAGAAGTTTGACGAGGCCGAGCCCCTTCACCAGGAAGCACTTCGGATGCGTCGAAAACTCCTGGGCAATGAACATCCCAGTGTCGCCGCGAGCCTCACCAACACCGGTTCTTTGCTGCGCCAACGCGGCCGATATTCCGAGGCGGAGGAAATGTCGAGGGAAGCAGTGGCCATGTTTGTGGAGCTTCTCGGCCAGGAGCATCCGAATACCGCGGTTTGTATGCACAATCTTGGCCTGGTTCTTCTCGATCAGGACCGCCTCGACGAGGCCGAACAGGTATTCCGCGAAGTCCTGGCAATTCAACGCAAGGCGCTGGGTGAAGATAATCCGCAGGTCGCGGCGTCGCTGCACAACCTGAGCGTGGTCATGAAGCAGCAAGGCAAGCTGAGCGATGCGGAAGCCATGATGCGCGATTCACAGCGAATCCGACGAGCGAAACTTCCCCCCGAACACGCGGCCACCACCAGCGGCATGGCCCAACTGGCGTCGATCCTGCTCCTTCGCTCCGATCCTGCCCTCCATGACGAGGTGCGCAGACTGGCCGAGGATGTGCTGAGCCGCCGTCGAAAGTCAGTGCCGGCCGGGCATCGCGAATTGGCCGCGGCCGAGGGCCTGTACGGCGCCTACTTGACGGCGGTCGGTCATTACGAGGAGGCGGAGCCGTTGGTCCTTGCGGGTTATTCAGTCGTCAAGGAGCTAACACAGGTACCACGGCGCGACAAGGGCGAGGCGCTCGAGCGAATCATTACGCTTTACGAGAACTGGGGAAACCCGGAAAAGGCCGCCGAGTGGCGAGCACGGCTTGCCACTCCGCCGTCGGGGCCAGGTGTGATTCCAAAGAGTTCGGAATAA
- a CDS encoding RNA polymerase sigma factor, with the protein MSQEEQEGQLLERAVTGDEAAVEHLMMQHHHRLSAAVGRMLPGDLQGVIAVDDVLQEAYVIVFREIRSFLPRGPGSFYAWLEKIAENRLFDMIKAQRAAKRGGGRERVEAPVNPATGSAVEWLGMLAVNERTPSQSAAIREAVAKVQLAMEGLKEDYRQALRLRYIDGLPVAEAAVRMNRTEGALCLLCHRGLRQMQEALGSSAQFFSSSA; encoded by the coding sequence ATGAGCCAGGAAGAACAAGAAGGCCAGCTTCTGGAGCGGGCGGTCACGGGCGACGAAGCCGCCGTCGAACATTTGATGATGCAACACCATCACCGCCTCTCGGCTGCGGTGGGACGGATGCTCCCGGGCGACTTGCAGGGCGTCATCGCCGTCGACGACGTTCTCCAGGAGGCCTACGTGATCGTGTTCCGCGAGATCCGGTCGTTTCTGCCGCGCGGGCCGGGTTCTTTCTATGCCTGGCTCGAGAAGATCGCCGAGAACCGGCTCTTCGACATGATCAAGGCTCAACGCGCCGCTAAGCGCGGAGGCGGTCGCGAGAGGGTGGAGGCGCCGGTCAATCCGGCCACCGGGTCCGCCGTGGAATGGTTGGGCATGCTGGCCGTAAATGAGCGGACGCCCAGCCAGTCGGCCGCCATTCGCGAGGCCGTGGCGAAGGTGCAACTCGCCATGGAAGGATTGAAAGAGGATTATCGCCAGGCGCTGCGACTGCGCTACATCGACGGCCTGCCCGTAGCCGAGGCGGCCGTCCGGATGAACCGGACGGAAGGGGCGCTGTGCCTGCTCTGCCACCGTGGTCTGCGGCAGATGCAGGAGGCCCTCGGCAGTTCGGCGCAGTTTTTCAGCTCGTCGGCGTAA
- a CDS encoding helix-turn-helix transcriptional regulator, with product MASPEQFEDPDLLPDLFGEARWRRLVRRLSLTRRQAEVARLICRGCENRQMAARLGVSVDTIRLHAKKLLKQLRARNRVGVLVRLLLAEKTPRPKISGRAIRGARTPRGI from the coding sequence ATGGCGTCGCCTGAGCAATTCGAGGACCCGGACCTGTTGCCCGACCTGTTCGGCGAAGCGCGCTGGCGGCGTTTAGTGCGACGGCTGTCCCTGACACGGCGGCAGGCGGAGGTGGCCCGGCTGATCTGCCGCGGCTGCGAAAACCGGCAGATGGCGGCCCGGCTGGGGGTGTCGGTCGACACGATTCGATTGCATGCGAAGAAACTCCTCAAGCAACTGCGGGCGCGGAATCGCGTCGGCGTGCTGGTCAGGCTGTTGCTGGCGGAAAAGACACCGCGACCGAAGATCAGCGGTCGTGCAATTCGTGGGGCACGTACCCCTCGGGGTATCTAG